In Pseudoalteromonas sp. MM1, a single window of DNA contains:
- a CDS encoding YchJ family protein produces the protein MSVTSTSACLCNSQLNYGDCCQPYHLDIKTPETPEQLMRSRFSAYALKNASYVFKTYAKEKQAQNPVNEIADFANSCRFVKLVVRDTQQSDERGYVAFNAYYFYQNLYCELDEKSDFIKEDGEWRYLEGIINPVADIKVARNDPCPCASGKKYKKCHSV, from the coding sequence ATGAGTGTAACCAGTACCAGCGCTTGCTTATGCAACAGTCAGCTTAATTATGGCGACTGTTGCCAACCTTATCATCTTGATATAAAAACCCCAGAAACACCTGAGCAACTAATGCGTTCGCGCTTTAGTGCTTATGCATTAAAAAATGCATCTTATGTATTTAAAACTTACGCCAAAGAAAAACAAGCACAAAACCCAGTAAATGAAATTGCTGACTTTGCCAATAGCTGCCGCTTTGTAAAATTAGTTGTGCGCGATACGCAGCAAAGTGATGAGCGAGGTTATGTTGCCTTTAACGCATATTATTTTTACCAAAACTTATATTGTGAGCTAGATGAGAAATCAGACTTTATAAAAGAAGACGGTGAATGGCGATATTTAGAGGGTATTATTAATCCGGTCGCCGATATAAAAGTTGCCAGAAACGATCCCTGTCCATGCGCAAGCGGTAAAAAATATAAAAAGTGTCACAGTGTATAA
- a CDS encoding NCS2 family permease: MLEALFKLRENNSTVRRESIAGITTFITMVYIVFVNPAMLAEAGMDQGAAFVATCIAAAIGCFIMGLWANYPLALAPGMGLNAFFTYGVVLGMGYSWQAALGAVFMSGCIFLILSLFKVREWIINAIPLVLKQAIATGIGAFLALIALKNAGIIVSSPATLVQLGDITSAGPLLAILSFFVIAALLYRDIKSGVLISILLVTGIALSLGLVKYHGVISMPPSILPTFMQLDFAAAFELSMLSVIFAFLFVDLFDTSGTLVAVTQKAGLADEEGNMPRLGRALSADSTATIAGAMLGTSTTTSYIESVAGVSVGGRTGLTAVVVGICFLLMMFFAPLAQMVPAYATAGAILYVAVLMLQNLKFVNWDDMSDAIPVSVVLLMTPLTFSIAHGIALGFISYTAVKVLCGKREQVSISVWILTALFIIKFAFLS, translated from the coding sequence ATGCTCGAAGCTCTATTTAAACTCCGCGAAAATAACTCCACTGTGCGACGCGAAAGCATTGCTGGAATCACTACTTTCATTACTATGGTTTACATTGTATTTGTAAACCCTGCAATGCTTGCTGAAGCAGGTATGGATCAAGGTGCTGCATTTGTTGCTACCTGTATTGCAGCGGCAATTGGCTGTTTTATTATGGGGCTTTGGGCTAATTACCCTTTAGCACTTGCGCCGGGCATGGGTTTAAACGCATTTTTTACTTATGGTGTTGTACTGGGTATGGGTTATAGCTGGCAAGCGGCATTAGGTGCGGTATTTATGTCTGGTTGTATATTTTTAATATTAAGTTTGTTTAAGGTTAGAGAGTGGATAATTAATGCTATACCGCTAGTTTTAAAGCAGGCTATTGCCACTGGTATTGGTGCGTTTTTAGCGTTAATTGCACTTAAAAATGCGGGTATTATTGTTTCAAGCCCAGCTACATTAGTACAGCTTGGTGATATTACATCGGCAGGTCCTTTACTCGCTATTTTGAGCTTTTTTGTGATTGCAGCTTTGCTTTATCGTGATATAAAAAGCGGCGTACTTATTAGCATTTTGTTAGTAACAGGCATTGCATTAAGCCTCGGCTTAGTTAAATACCACGGCGTAATTTCAATGCCACCATCTATTTTACCTACGTTCATGCAACTTGATTTTGCTGCGGCCTTTGAGCTTTCTATGCTGAGTGTAATTTTTGCGTTTTTGTTTGTTGATTTATTTGATACATCAGGGACCTTGGTTGCGGTAACTCAAAAAGCAGGTTTAGCCGATGAAGAAGGCAATATGCCACGTTTAGGGCGTGCTTTAAGTGCCGATAGTACAGCGACTATTGCAGGTGCAATGTTAGGCACTTCTACCACTACGTCTTATATTGAGTCTGTAGCCGGTGTATCGGTTGGTGGGCGTACTGGTTTAACAGCTGTTGTAGTGGGTATATGCTTTTTACTAATGATGTTTTTTGCACCGCTTGCGCAAATGGTGCCGGCTTATGCGACTGCGGGTGCTATTTTATACGTTGCGGTATTAATGCTGCAAAACCTTAAGTTTGTAAACTGGGATGACATGAGCGATGCAATTCCAGTGAGTGTGGTACTACTTATGACGCCACTTACATTCTCTATTGCGCACGGTATTGCGCTTGGTTTTATATCGTATACTGCGGTTAAAGTACTATGTGGTAAACGTGAGCAAGTGAGTATTAGCGTATGGATTTTAACAGCGTTATTTATTATCAAGTTTGCATTTTTATCGTAG
- a CDS encoding HD domain-containing protein, protein MANTALSPELQQLDSQCRSFITSLIHADVAHDITHIERVVRVAIQLCHAEKANMNIVLPAAWMHDCVAVAKNHPDRAKASTMAADKAIAFLKSINYDANLFDDIHHAIAAHSFSANIAVKTVEAQIVQDADRMDALGAIGVSRCMKVGGSINRLLYNPDDPFCVNREADDKTYTLDHFFIKLLHIAKSMNTPSAKAEAQRRTEYMYAFLEQLKSEIGQ, encoded by the coding sequence GTGGCCAACACTGCTTTAAGCCCTGAGTTACAACAGCTTGATTCTCAATGTCGATCATTTATTACTTCGTTAATACATGCCGATGTAGCACACGACATAACGCATATTGAACGCGTAGTACGTGTTGCCATTCAATTATGTCACGCTGAGAAAGCCAATATGAATATTGTTTTACCGGCAGCGTGGATGCACGATTGTGTTGCGGTGGCTAAAAACCATCCAGACAGAGCAAAAGCATCCACCATGGCGGCAGATAAAGCCATTGCGTTTTTAAAATCAATTAATTATGACGCCAATTTGTTTGATGATATTCACCATGCTATCGCTGCCCATAGCTTTAGCGCCAATATTGCGGTTAAAACAGTCGAAGCTCAAATAGTGCAAGATGCCGATAGAATGGACGCACTCGGTGCAATAGGTGTTAGCCGCTGTATGAAAGTAGGGGGCTCTATTAACCGCTTACTGTATAACCCTGATGACCCATTTTGTGTTAACCGCGAAGCAGATGATAAAACCTATACTCTTGATCATTTTTTTATTAAATTGCTTCATATTGCCAAGAGCATGAATACGCCTTCAGCTAAAGCCGAGGCACAGCGGCGTACAGAGTATATGTATGCGTTTTTAGAGCAGTTAAAATCAGAAATTGGTCAATAA
- a CDS encoding sel1 repeat family protein produces the protein MNNTQPSGQDLEQQLNNILDFVTQPTNHSADDNSDVSEQTTLNKALYYLKHNQAPLAAKWMRLTAMAGNHRAQFYLGLFFVKGQGVPKSVFHAAAWLSLASSQGYEPATAALDDLRKYIDTKRFKDAQCYAASLYEQIHQIQFARLVPKND, from the coding sequence ATGAATAACACTCAGCCTAGCGGACAAGACTTAGAGCAGCAATTAAACAATATTTTAGATTTTGTAACACAGCCTACAAACCACAGTGCTGACGACAATAGTGATGTAAGTGAACAAACAACACTTAACAAAGCGCTGTATTATTTAAAGCATAACCAAGCACCGTTGGCAGCTAAGTGGATGCGCCTTACCGCAATGGCCGGAAATCATCGCGCCCAGTTTTATTTAGGGTTATTTTTTGTCAAAGGCCAAGGCGTACCAAAAAGTGTATTTCACGCTGCAGCATGGCTAAGTTTAGCCAGCAGCCAAGGCTATGAACCGGCAACCGCTGCATTAGATGATTTAAGAAAATATATCGATACCAAACGCTTTAAAGACGCTCAATGCTATGCAGCCAGTTTGTATGAGCAAATCCACCAAATTCAATTTGCCCGCTTAGTTCCAAAAAATGACTAA
- a CDS encoding DUF6172 family protein, with protein sequence MKKTFTLNHEKIKYPRMVDAAKHEVKKYLKRERNKTLPVEADYWAFDCKFGTSADDAEVVHVAEINNKISEIEKQALTSFYVEILARPAQRESYDLDDDE encoded by the coding sequence ATGAAGAAAACATTCACGCTAAATCACGAGAAAATCAAATACCCTCGTATGGTTGATGCTGCAAAGCATGAAGTGAAAAAATATTTGAAAAGAGAGCGCAATAAAACGCTACCTGTTGAAGCTGATTACTGGGCATTTGACTGTAAGTTTGGCACAAGTGCCGATGATGCAGAAGTTGTTCACGTAGCTGAAATTAACAACAAGATCAGCGAAATCGAAAAGCAGGCGCTTACTTCATTCTATGTTGAGATTTTAGCTAGACCTGCGCAGCGTGAATCGTACGATTTAGATGATGATGAATAA
- a CDS encoding two-component system response regulator, with protein sequence MDFSNDKPRILIVDDEPANLKVMREVLGNQYRMSFAKSGDAALTLLEKEQPKLILLDIMMPDMNGFEVCEIVKSTPALSHIPIIFVTALGDESDEFKGFELGAVDYITKPISPAIVRARVKTHLSLVQAEQLKQAHVDLVHRLGRAAEYKDTDTGEHIARMSQYSKLLALEFGMDQHQAELLRQAAPMHDVGKIGIPDAILLKPGRLTSEEFDHMKQHAVIGAQILANSSSPLLQLAHKLAIEHHEKWDGSGYPHGLKGEQISVEGRIVAIADVFDALTSKRPYKEAWGVEEALEHMQAQAGKHFDPHLINLFVNKLDAIIAIKNTYQEQD encoded by the coding sequence ATGGATTTTAGCAACGACAAACCACGTATATTAATCGTTGACGATGAACCTGCGAACTTAAAAGTTATGCGAGAAGTATTAGGTAATCAATACCGTATGTCTTTTGCTAAATCGGGAGATGCAGCACTTACACTGCTTGAAAAAGAACAGCCTAAACTTATTTTACTCGATATCATGATGCCCGATATGAATGGCTTTGAGGTATGCGAAATAGTTAAAAGTACACCCGCTCTTTCGCATATCCCAATTATTTTTGTAACGGCTCTGGGCGATGAAAGCGATGAGTTTAAGGGGTTTGAACTTGGCGCTGTTGATTACATAACTAAACCTATTAGCCCTGCGATTGTGCGCGCCCGAGTTAAAACACATTTGTCGCTTGTGCAGGCCGAGCAATTAAAGCAAGCCCATGTTGATTTAGTACATCGCTTAGGTCGCGCTGCAGAGTACAAAGACACAGACACTGGCGAGCACATTGCTAGGATGAGCCAATACAGTAAATTATTAGCATTAGAGTTTGGTATGGATCAACACCAAGCCGAGCTACTTCGCCAAGCAGCCCCCATGCACGATGTAGGTAAAATAGGTATTCCTGATGCTATTTTATTAAAGCCTGGGCGATTAACCTCTGAAGAATTTGACCACATGAAACAGCACGCGGTTATTGGTGCACAAATTTTAGCAAATTCTTCATCTCCGCTATTACAACTTGCCCATAAATTAGCTATAGAGCACCACGAAAAGTGGGATGGCAGTGGCTACCCTCATGGTTTAAAAGGCGAACAAATATCGGTTGAAGGGCGTATTGTAGCTATTGCTGATGTATTTGATGCCCTTACCTCAAAACGCCCGTATAAAGAGGCCTGGGGTGTAGAAGAAGCACTTGAGCATATGCAAGCACAAGCGGGTAAACACTTTGACCCCCATCTTATCAATTTATTTGTAAATAAGCTCGATGCTATAATCGCAATTAAAAATACATATCAAGAGCAAGACTAA
- the cysB gene encoding HTH-type transcriptional regulator CysB, giving the protein MKLQQLRYIVEVQNHKLNVSATAESLFTSQPGISKQVRMLEDELGVQIFGRSGKHLTHVTGAGEEIINISREILSKVEGIKAVANEHTLPDQGKLNIATTHTQARYALPSVIQGFMKKYPAVSLHMHQGTPQQISDAAARGDADFAIATEALHLYSDLVMLPCYHWNRSIVVAKDHPLAQKADNLTVADIAQYPLITYVFGFTGRSELDKAFNAHGLEPHIVFTATDADVIKTYVRLGLGVGVVASMAVDQLSDTDLVCIDASHLFEASTTKIGFRKGSFLRTYMYDFIERFAPHLTKERVERASLLRNQEDVDALFADIELPVK; this is encoded by the coding sequence ATGAAATTACAACAACTTAGATACATTGTAGAAGTTCAAAACCATAAGCTAAACGTATCAGCAACTGCTGAGAGTTTATTTACCTCACAGCCTGGTATATCTAAACAAGTGCGCATGCTTGAAGATGAGCTAGGTGTACAAATTTTTGGCCGCAGTGGTAAGCATTTAACGCATGTTACAGGTGCCGGCGAAGAAATAATTAACATTTCTCGCGAAATTTTATCTAAAGTCGAAGGTATAAAAGCGGTTGCTAATGAGCACACGCTGCCTGATCAGGGTAAACTAAATATAGCCACAACACATACGCAAGCACGTTATGCTTTGCCAAGTGTTATTCAGGGCTTTATGAAAAAATACCCAGCTGTTTCGCTGCATATGCATCAAGGCACACCACAACAAATTTCTGATGCGGCAGCGCGCGGTGACGCAGACTTTGCCATTGCAACTGAAGCACTTCATTTATACTCAGATTTAGTTATGCTGCCTTGTTATCATTGGAACCGCAGCATTGTGGTGGCAAAAGATCATCCACTAGCACAAAAGGCCGACAATTTAACCGTTGCTGATATAGCGCAGTATCCGCTTATTACGTATGTATTTGGTTTTACTGGACGCTCTGAGCTTGATAAAGCATTTAATGCGCACGGCCTTGAGCCACACATTGTGTTTACTGCAACCGATGCCGATGTAATTAAAACTTATGTAAGGCTAGGGTTAGGTGTAGGTGTTGTCGCCTCAATGGCCGTTGATCAATTAAGTGACACAGATTTAGTATGTATTGATGCCAGCCATTTATTTGAAGCGAGCACAACTAAAATTGGTTTTAGAAAGGGCAGTTTTTTACGTACTTATATGTATGACTTTATTGAGCGTTTTGCTCCGCATTTAACTAAAGAGCGAGTAGAGCGAGCAAGCTTATTACGCAATCAAGAAGATGTTGATGCGTTATTTGCCGACATAGAGCTGCCGGTAAAATAG
- a CDS encoding VC2046/SO_2500 family protein — protein sequence MQIDDLLITESQLKTRLNKSVHENRRGEFSLLLAMLSHDALDFSQFHLPKSETHSAYVDEEQLRKRFGAGPKQLLAPEKFDMSIGQEHASVIVQQGEQAGMKAIKLSHCLNPEPLAIRDDKLHIPLTVIENCEPSVRRRLNDTHTALASPQMDAAAFYDDLTNEAIHKPLLVANA from the coding sequence ATGCAAATCGATGATTTGTTAATCACAGAGAGTCAACTAAAGACCAGGCTAAATAAAAGTGTGCATGAAAATCGCAGAGGCGAATTTTCACTTTTATTAGCGATGCTATCGCACGATGCGCTGGATTTTAGTCAATTTCACTTACCAAAAAGTGAAACGCATAGTGCTTATGTAGACGAAGAACAGTTAAGGAAGCGCTTTGGTGCTGGGCCAAAGCAATTATTAGCCCCCGAAAAATTTGATATGAGCATAGGGCAAGAGCACGCGTCTGTGATTGTTCAACAAGGCGAACAAGCAGGTATGAAAGCAATAAAATTAAGTCACTGCTTAAACCCTGAGCCACTAGCGATTAGAGATGACAAGTTACATATCCCTTTAACGGTAATCGAGAATTGTGAACCATCAGTACGCAGGCGCTTAAATGACACGCACACCGCGCTTGCAAGTCCACAAATGGACGCCGCCGCATTTTATGACGATTTAACTAATGAGGCTATACATAAGCCATTGCTTGTTGCTAACGCATAA
- a CDS encoding MHYT domain-containing protein: MLSAFFITDQDPSLIINGAYNPILVSLSVITAIFAAFFTVWLIDVAKQTQFESYKRLANVTGATVLSAGIWSMHFIGMLAFSLCTDISYDPLITLLSFLPAFIACQYAFSILVKSQGSFKHLFICSILLGAGIGTMHYSGMAAMQLAPLLRYDPAMFALSIVVAVGLSFIALFTRYHLTRLLPNLSQIQARVITAVILGTAVAGMHYMGMAATRFVATSPLLPDYQKSTTELAFVAIAVATATVAITCVIAVINGMVRYRLLLEEKSADESRLNAILGTAIDGIVTIDHTGIILSFNDAASKIFGWRESDVQGQNVKMLMADEIARHHDGYLSNAKNVDLGKVIGINRDVSAKHKDGHLFPIRLGIGEVNQPDHMPLYVGFITDLTEQRAMQQSLIEKEQKYRSLMDNMPGAAFRCKYDKNWSMLFISPIVAELTGYTPEEFTESCIEFNDLILKTDQPTVNEAVAQALTSSLKYSVEYRIRHRNGKVVWVLDKGSLTCDKDNDPQWIDGVLVDITEQKEYEDKLEQAKLQAEEAAHAKQAFMANMSHEIRTPMNSIIGFSDLLMDTPLNQEQQKHLVTVNNAARSLLRLLNEVLDTAKLERGKLTIEPVHFSLKQVLDSIISTFWLEAKKKDLRLKLNIKDSVATTYYGDPDRLRQILTNLIGNAIKFTEQGSVELTVSTTQTDQLFFEVQDTGIGIAKDRVKAIFQPFVQADGTTTRRFGGTGLGTTISKQLVELMGGTINLVSEENKGTCFYFSLPLKQGDAEKIDHFDGLHTQLPSLRVLVVDDIEQNTELLSLLLSKDQHLVSKASNGLEAIAIFEKQDFDVILMDIHMPECDGIEATTKIRAIEKQRQLKFTPIIALTASVLQQDKLTAKRAGMNGFANKPIDINQLNQEIAQVLGLGIAKDMVISQSDPEAKHIDFEKGVMLWGNKCKQLTEIAKFISDSNRRFDILFNNKLSEIKDANSLIHTLKGVAGNLGLTTLMSLLANLEHEQTSEQSTTLVTQIKDELETITQLISGDECAPITRVESEDTEQKSSLSAAELKSLCETLHHEAQSAELNDDLLAQLENNAPAHLQTQINEVVNAFDEFDFDQAQHVLNDLIKEFTQE, from the coding sequence ATGCTCTCCGCATTTTTTATAACCGACCAAGATCCGAGCCTCATTATAAATGGTGCATACAACCCTATACTGGTTAGCTTATCGGTTATTACCGCTATTTTTGCTGCCTTTTTTACCGTATGGTTAATTGATGTAGCAAAACAAACACAGTTCGAAAGCTATAAACGCTTAGCCAATGTAACCGGTGCCACAGTTTTATCGGCCGGTATCTGGAGCATGCATTTTATAGGTATGTTGGCTTTTTCGTTATGTACAGACATTAGCTATGATCCGCTCATAACCCTCTTATCTTTTTTACCTGCATTTATTGCATGTCAATATGCCTTTTCGATTTTAGTAAAATCGCAAGGCTCGTTCAAACACCTTTTTATTTGCTCTATTTTACTCGGCGCAGGTATTGGTACAATGCACTACAGCGGCATGGCAGCAATGCAACTAGCCCCGTTATTACGTTACGACCCTGCTATGTTTGCTTTATCAATTGTGGTCGCTGTTGGTTTATCGTTTATAGCGCTTTTTACGCGTTATCATTTAACACGTTTACTCCCTAATTTATCACAGATACAAGCTCGCGTTATTACCGCTGTCATATTAGGAACTGCGGTGGCAGGCATGCACTACATGGGGATGGCCGCTACCCGCTTTGTTGCAACCTCACCGCTTTTACCCGATTACCAAAAATCAACCACTGAGCTTGCTTTTGTCGCCATAGCGGTAGCTACTGCAACAGTTGCTATAACCTGTGTTATTGCAGTTATAAATGGCATGGTTAGATACCGCCTACTGCTTGAAGAAAAATCGGCTGATGAATCTCGACTAAATGCTATTTTAGGCACTGCTATTGATGGCATTGTGACTATAGATCACACCGGTATAATTTTGAGTTTTAATGATGCTGCTAGCAAAATTTTTGGGTGGCGGGAAAGCGATGTTCAGGGTCAAAATGTAAAAATGCTCATGGCTGATGAAATCGCTCGTCACCACGATGGGTATTTGTCTAACGCCAAAAATGTAGACCTAGGTAAAGTAATCGGTATAAATAGAGATGTGTCAGCCAAACACAAAGATGGCCACCTCTTCCCTATTCGCTTAGGCATTGGAGAGGTTAATCAACCCGACCACATGCCATTATATGTTGGTTTTATTACCGATTTAACCGAGCAACGCGCTATGCAACAAAGTCTTATTGAAAAAGAGCAAAAGTACCGCTCTTTAATGGACAATATGCCAGGCGCTGCTTTTCGTTGTAAGTACGATAAAAACTGGAGCATGTTATTTATCAGCCCTATAGTGGCTGAGCTAACCGGCTACACACCAGAAGAGTTCACAGAAAGCTGCATTGAATTTAATGATCTTATTTTAAAAACAGATCAGCCAACGGTTAACGAAGCTGTAGCGCAAGCTTTGACCTCGAGTTTAAAGTACTCGGTAGAATACCGTATTCGCCACCGTAACGGTAAAGTTGTTTGGGTATTAGATAAAGGCAGTCTTACCTGTGATAAAGACAATGACCCTCAATGGATAGACGGGGTATTAGTAGATATTACAGAGCAAAAAGAATACGAAGACAAGCTAGAGCAAGCTAAATTACAAGCTGAAGAAGCAGCGCACGCAAAACAAGCGTTTATGGCTAATATGAGCCATGAGATCCGTACGCCAATGAATTCTATAATCGGTTTTAGCGACCTACTGATGGATACACCGTTAAACCAAGAACAGCAAAAACACTTAGTTACTGTAAATAATGCAGCACGTTCATTATTAAGACTCCTTAACGAAGTGCTTGATACCGCAAAGCTCGAGCGCGGAAAGCTAACTATTGAACCAGTCCACTTTAGTTTGAAGCAAGTACTCGACAGCATTATTTCGACATTTTGGCTCGAAGCAAAAAAGAAAGACCTACGTTTAAAATTAAACATTAAAGACTCTGTTGCCACAACCTACTATGGTGACCCAGATAGGTTAAGGCAAATTTTAACTAACCTCATCGGTAACGCGATTAAATTTACCGAGCAAGGTTCGGTTGAGCTAACTGTAAGCACAACGCAAACCGATCAACTCTTTTTTGAAGTGCAAGATACAGGTATAGGTATTGCTAAAGACCGCGTTAAAGCTATATTTCAGCCGTTTGTTCAGGCCGATGGCACCACTACTCGTCGCTTTGGCGGTACAGGCCTGGGAACAACCATTAGTAAACAATTAGTAGAGCTGATGGGCGGCACTATAAACCTAGTCAGTGAAGAAAACAAAGGCACCTGCTTTTATTTCTCTTTACCTCTTAAACAAGGCGATGCAGAAAAAATAGATCATTTCGATGGACTGCACACTCAATTACCATCGCTAAGGGTACTTGTGGTGGACGATATTGAGCAAAACACTGAGCTGCTCTCGTTATTACTTTCTAAAGATCAACATTTGGTAAGCAAAGCAAGCAACGGTTTAGAGGCTATTGCAATATTCGAGAAGCAAGATTTTGATGTAATTCTAATGGATATTCACATGCCTGAGTGTGATGGCATAGAAGCAACCACAAAAATTAGAGCCATAGAAAAGCAAAGGCAGCTTAAATTTACCCCCATTATTGCACTAACGGCCAGCGTCCTACAACAGGATAAACTTACAGCTAAACGTGCTGGCATGAATGGCTTTGCTAATAAGCCTATAGATATAAACCAGCTTAACCAAGAAATTGCGCAGGTGCTTGGCTTAGGTATTGCTAAAGATATGGTTATTAGCCAATCAGACCCTGAGGCTAAACACATCGACTTTGAAAAAGGTGTGATGCTTTGGGGTAATAAATGCAAGCAGTTAACCGAAATTGCCAAATTTATAAGTGACAGCAATAGGCGATTTGATATTTTATTTAATAATAAGTTATCTGAGATTAAAGACGCCAACAGCCTAATACATACCCTTAAGGGGGTCGCCGGTAATTTAGGCCTAACAACATTAATGTCTTTATTAGCCAACTTAGAGCACGAACAAACATCTGAACAATCTACAACGTTAGTAACACAAATAAAAGACGAGTTAGAGACAATAACCCAATTAATATCAGGCGATGAATGTGCACCAATCACGCGTGTTGAGAGTGAAGATACAGAGCAAAAAAGCTCGCTAAGCGCGGCTGAATTAAAGTCACTATGTGAAACGTTGCACCATGAAGCGCAAAGCGCCGAGCTCAACGATGATTTACTTGCGCAGCTTGAAAATAACGCCCCTGCACACTTACAAACTCAAATAAATGAGGTTGTAAACGCGTTTGATGAATTTGACTTTGATCAGGCGCAACATGTGCTAAACGATTTAATTAAAGAGTTTACCCAAGAATGA
- a CDS encoding SulA-like leucine-rich domain-containing protein has translation MLQPITVRTVKSYQQHDESESVNLIKVEDEISATFEMLKVLHQYNSSNAWTLLIAPDHVPSKALLDSCSIDTSKLLVIRQKHLVNLEYVLNSALHNGNFAAIITWTDIVSEQQLVNLSLNLNKRSAKLFCFTKKTSTTAISLTQ, from the coding sequence ATGCTACAGCCAATTACCGTAAGAACTGTTAAAAGCTACCAACAACATGATGAAAGTGAGTCGGTAAACTTAATAAAAGTAGAAGATGAAATTTCTGCTACGTTTGAGATGCTAAAAGTGTTGCACCAATACAATAGCTCTAACGCGTGGACCTTACTAATTGCGCCCGACCATGTGCCTAGTAAAGCCTTGTTAGATAGTTGCTCTATAGATACCAGCAAACTGCTTGTAATAAGACAAAAGCATTTAGTAAATTTAGAGTATGTGCTTAACTCAGCACTTCATAATGGTAATTTTGCAGCCATTATTACGTGGACCGATATAGTAAGTGAGCAGCAACTTGTTAACTTATCGCTTAATTTAAACAAAAGAAGCGCTAAGCTATTTTGCTTTACTAAAAAAACCAGCACTACAGCAATATCACTTACTCAATAA
- a CDS encoding M48 family metallopeptidase gives MAIKVSKKLVTVYAPTHVPKLQIEQWLFSKKEWVTAQLHKQLNAIDNQQHPFKNQQIMVFAKPYTITFAKGARSHVQQSDSVFTIYTSNRVTKQLDKRKQLLCLALEETLTNYIEMRLAYYCQQMSEALPTKLTIGNYKRKWGSCNSRRELTFSLNLVGAPQHIIDYVIVHELAHLKHLNHSNAFWKRVAKFYPDYKSASAWLKNHGATLQWVFDN, from the coding sequence GTGGCAATAAAAGTAAGCAAAAAACTAGTTACTGTTTATGCACCTACACACGTCCCAAAACTACAAATAGAACAATGGCTGTTTAGTAAAAAAGAGTGGGTAACTGCGCAATTACATAAACAACTTAACGCTATTGATAATCAACAACACCCGTTTAAAAACCAGCAAATAATGGTTTTTGCTAAGCCATATACTATTACTTTTGCTAAAGGGGCACGCTCGCATGTTCAGCAATCCGATAGCGTGTTTACTATTTACACTTCTAATCGAGTAACCAAACAGCTTGATAAACGCAAGCAGCTACTTTGCCTTGCTCTTGAAGAAACGCTAACAAACTACATTGAAATGCGCTTGGCTTATTATTGCCAACAGATGTCAGAAGCATTACCGACTAAATTGACGATTGGAAATTATAAACGTAAGTGGGGAAGTTGTAATTCTCGACGAGAGCTAACCTTTAGCCTTAACCTTGTTGGGGCACCTCAGCATATAATTGATTATGTTATTGTGCACGAATTGGCTCATTTAAAGCATTTAAACCACAGCAACGCTTTTTGGAAGCGCGTAGCTAAATTTTATCCCGATTATAAATCTGCATCCGCATGGCTTAAAAACCACGGAGCAACATTACAGTGGGTATTTGATAATTAG
- a CDS encoding VOC family protein — protein sequence MSVPLLSGIDHCHLNVENIQEALKWYKRVLGFSVVEELAFWDENGKGPLTLEDTAKTTRLALFEAQGRSKGIAFAATGAQFICWVDYLNGLNIKTVLADHGVTFSLYFKDNSGNSHEITSRDYPHIKAIYGDVKQGSHKRNT from the coding sequence ATGAGTGTTCCCTTATTATCGGGTATTGATCATTGCCACCTTAATGTTGAAAACATCCAAGAAGCGCTAAAATGGTATAAGCGGGTACTAGGCTTTAGCGTAGTTGAAGAGCTTGCCTTTTGGGATGAAAATGGCAAAGGGCCACTCACACTTGAAGATACCGCAAAAACAACGCGTTTAGCGTTGTTTGAAGCACAAGGTCGAAGTAAAGGGATTGCGTTTGCTGCCACCGGCGCACAGTTTATTTGCTGGGTTGATTATTTAAATGGCTTAAATATAAAAACAGTACTGGCCGATCACGGTGTTACGTTTTCACTTTATTTTAAAGATAACAGTGGGAATAGCCACGAAATAACCTCTCGTGACTACCCGCACATAAAAGCGATATATGGTGATGTAAAACAAGGCTCGCACAAGCGCAATACTTAG